The sequence TTGCCAGCGGGCGGTGTGCGGCGGATCACATTACGGCGGTTTAAAGTTGCGTTAAAATCGCAGTGGGTATAATCAGGGAAACACAGCAGGTGTTATACTGTACTAAAGGTGTACTATGTTGAAAAAAATCATGCTGCCGGCATTGTTGGTTCTGGGAATGAGCGCTTATGCCGAAGAAGAGAGTGCCAAAGGTCTTATCGGGGTGGAAGCCGGATATGTTAACACGAAATACAACACTGAGAACACGGCAATCGGTGAAACCAGTGAAGTAGGAACGGCGACGCTCGGTCTGAAACTGGGTGCGGAAAGCCGTCATTACCGTGTTTTCATTGACAGTAGCTTCTGGTATACGGACCAATACAAGAAAGCAGGGAAGATCGGCGCTTCACTGCAGTACCTTGTTCCCCTCGGCGATGTGTTCAACATTTTTATGGGTCTTAACGCCGGTGTTATCAACTCTATTGGTGATACGGACGTCGATCCTTACTACGGCGCAGACCTCGGGGTCAATCTTAACGTGAGCGAAGATTTCGGTATTGAACTGGGGGCACGTTATTGTGACGTTGCTGATTCCAATGCAGCTCTCGTAATTAATGACTTGGTCCAGGGATACATTTCTGCCATCTTCAAATTTACCAGCGATTATTAATTCGCCCTTTGTGCAGCGGAAACTCCGCTGTACACTCTGCAAACGGTAAGCTTCAAAAACAGCACGCGATACAGTACAACTGACCTTTGACTGACCAATCTTTCCGCCATAGAGGGCCCGGAATGATCATGAAAATAGCTTTGGGAATTTTACTAACAGTTGCTTTACCTGTTTTTTTTCCGAAGGAAACACATTCTCATCGGTTTATTTGGTGTAAAACCCGGTTACATTAATACGGGCTATAACGT is a genomic window of Sulfurimonas sp. HSL1-2 containing:
- a CDS encoding outer membrane beta-barrel protein gives rise to the protein MLKKIMLPALLVLGMSAYAEEESAKGLIGVEAGYVNTKYNTENTAIGETSEVGTATLGLKLGAESRHYRVFIDSSFWYTDQYKKAGKIGASLQYLVPLGDVFNIFMGLNAGVINSIGDTDVDPYYGADLGVNLNVSEDFGIELGARYCDVADSNAALVINDLVQGYISAIFKFTSDY